A genomic region of Gimesia chilikensis contains the following coding sequences:
- a CDS encoding SDR family oxidoreductase gives MKQVAIITGGGQGIGAATSVLAAQRGYAVCVNYRTNETSADSVVCRIRNAGGTAIAVQADVSNEDEVERLFQTTDEKLGPVTALVNNAGILEQQMKFEEMTYDRWKRIFDTNVFGSFLCSRAAIRRMSTHHGGQGGAIVNVSSLASRAGSPFEYVDYAASKGAVDSLTLGLSKEVADAGIRVNAVRPGFIDTAMHASGGEPNRIERVKAQVPLKRGGTTEEVAFAILWLLSDESTYTTGSFIEIAGGR, from the coding sequence ATGAAACAGGTTGCTATCATTACCGGCGGCGGACAGGGAATCGGCGCGGCGACATCCGTGCTGGCGGCCCAGCGCGGCTATGCGGTTTGTGTGAACTACCGGACCAACGAAACCTCCGCGGACTCAGTCGTCTGCCGGATTCGCAATGCAGGGGGCACCGCGATTGCCGTCCAGGCCGATGTCTCGAATGAAGACGAAGTCGAACGGCTGTTCCAGACCACCGACGAAAAGCTGGGGCCCGTCACGGCACTCGTGAACAACGCCGGCATCCTCGAACAGCAGATGAAGTTCGAAGAGATGACTTACGACCGCTGGAAGCGGATTTTCGATACCAACGTGTTCGGCAGCTTCCTCTGCTCACGGGCTGCGATTCGCAGAATGTCGACTCATCACGGCGGTCAGGGGGGCGCGATCGTGAATGTCTCCTCGCTGGCTTCCCGCGCAGGTTCCCCGTTTGAATACGTGGACTACGCCGCGTCCAAAGGTGCCGTCGACTCGCTGACGCTTGGTCTCTCCAAAGAAGTCGCAGACGCCGGCATTCGCGTGAATGCGGTCCGGCCCGGCTTCATCGACACCGCGATGCACGCCAGCGGTGGCGAACCGAACCGCATCGAGCGGGTCAAAGCACAGGTCCCCCTCAAACGGGGCGGCACGACGGAGGAGGTCGCGTTTGCGATTCTGTGGCTGCTGTCTGACGAATCTACCTACACCACCGGCAGCTTCATTGAAATTGCCGGCGGGAGGTAG
- a CDS encoding VOC family protein, whose amino-acid sequence MTVKRMDNVGIVVEDLDAAIDFFTELGLELEGRAPIAGDWADGVTGLREMRVEIAMLRTPDGQSRLELSRFLAPPVVADHRSAPVNSLGYLRVMFTVEDINETLARLEQRGATLVGEVVQYGDTYQLCYIRGPEGFLIGLAQELK is encoded by the coding sequence ATGACCGTCAAGCGGATGGATAACGTGGGTATTGTGGTCGAAGACCTGGATGCCGCGATTGATTTTTTCACGGAACTGGGCCTGGAGCTCGAGGGGCGTGCACCGATTGCGGGAGACTGGGCCGACGGAGTTACAGGCTTGCGAGAGATGCGTGTCGAGATTGCCATGTTACGTACGCCCGACGGTCAGAGCCGGCTGGAGCTGTCCCGCTTCCTGGCACCGCCTGTGGTCGCCGATCATCGCAGCGCTCCCGTGAACTCCCTGGGCTACCTGCGTGTCATGTTCACGGTGGAGGACATCAATGAAACGCTGGCCCGGCTGGAGCAACGCGGCGCTACGCTGGTAGGTGAGGTCGTTCAATATGGAGACACCTATCAGCTCTGTTACATCCGGGGCCCAGAAGGATTTCTCATCGGGCTGGCCCAGGAACTGAAGTAG
- a CDS encoding transposase, which produces MCRVGQKLTPTGHRFQHTFAFDLSLVDEGANWKTWSSQWQPSPSERKKHPDLPADAELSVQLHEIETDERKPLYLLTSLDESVEMLSDLYARRTDVETDIRNIKVVLDTENIHARGVEMFHKELMTSMVAYNLIVQFRRQAAELVKVPPRRMSFKRICTTFRQFLLSSMYTTAADWRERYRFALGIAMQDKLPNRPGRKYPREAYRRRTKSTHFKKREKRSEAEEE; this is translated from the coding sequence ATGTGCCGGGTCGGTCAGAAACTCACGCCGACTGGTCATCGTTTTCAGCACACCTTCGCGTTTGACCTTTCCCTGGTTGATGAAGGCGCGAACTGGAAGACCTGGTCCAGTCAGTGGCAGCCCAGTCCCAGTGAACGCAAGAAACATCCCGATTTGCCTGCCGACGCGGAGCTGTCGGTGCAACTGCATGAAATCGAAACGGACGAAAGGAAACCGCTGTACCTGTTAACCAGCCTGGATGAATCAGTCGAGATGCTGTCCGACCTGTATGCGCGGCGGACCGATGTCGAGACCGATATTCGGAATATCAAAGTGGTCCTGGATACGGAAAACATTCATGCGCGGGGTGTTGAGATGTTCCATAAGGAACTGATGACTTCGATGGTCGCCTACAATCTGATAGTTCAATTCCGGCGTCAGGCGGCAGAACTGGTGAAGGTGCCTCCCCGTCGCATGAGCTTCAAACGAATCTGTACCACGTTCCGGCAGTTTCTGCTGTCGTCGATGTATACTACAGCTGCCGACTGGAGAGAACGCTATCGTTTCGCGCTGGGGATCGCCATGCAGGACAAGCTACCCAACCGACCGGGACGTAAATATCCAAGGGAAGCGTATCGACGACGTACCAAGTCAACTCATTTCAAAAAACGCGAGAAAAGATCGGAGGCGGAAGAAGAATGA
- a CDS encoding transposase, with product MTSRREFLTDPAHRFRFVYLPNHSSWLNQIEIVFGIIKRRVLRRGSFTSKQDLIEKLRRFIEYFNQHLARPMRWTYTGHRTQKRQQIERPRTWRELRKTRKQWQQFALVGNYLQSELLALCRSRLVGVI from the coding sequence ATGACCAGTCGGCGTGAGTTTCTGACCGACCCGGCACATCGCTTTCGTTTTGTGTATCTGCCCAACCACAGTTCCTGGTTGAACCAGATCGAAATCGTGTTCGGCATCATCAAACGCCGCGTACTGCGTCGGGGCAGCTTCACTTCCAAACAGGATTTGATCGAGAAATTACGGCGGTTCATTGAATACTTCAACCAGCATCTGGCCCGCCCCATGCGCTGGACGTATACCGGCCACCGCACACAGAAAAGACAGCAGATCGAACGCCCCCGCACCTGGAGAGAACTCAGGAAAACCAGGAAGCAATGGCAACAATTCGCTTTAGTGGGAAACTATTTGCAATCGGAGTTACTAGCGCTTTGCCGCTCACGGTTGGTGGGCGTGATCTGA
- a CDS encoding alpha/beta hydrolase — protein sequence MRLCCQLVWGLLLLPAGCASLGPLSPLVPVERALVYYPSPFPESAALPENLPFEDAWFEAEDGTRLHGWYLDHPEPWAVALFCHGNAGNIVSRGASLKILNERHGLAVMTFDYRGYGKSEGKPNERGILQDARAARAWLASRAGVKETDIVVMGRSLGGAVAVDLAAKDGARGLVLASTFSSLPDAAAHHFPWILPSLNMTQRLNSAAKIGNYEGPLLQSHGDNDQLIPIELGRKLFNAAGGPKQFVVLPGGGHNDPQTEEYRRVFDKFIASLPAAGTR from the coding sequence ATGCGACTCTGTTGCCAACTCGTGTGGGGGCTGTTGTTGCTGCCGGCTGGTTGTGCCTCGCTGGGGCCGCTTTCGCCGCTGGTTCCGGTCGAACGTGCGCTGGTTTATTATCCGAGCCCCTTTCCTGAATCGGCCGCGCTGCCGGAGAATCTCCCCTTTGAGGATGCGTGGTTCGAAGCGGAAGATGGCACCAGGTTGCATGGCTGGTACCTGGATCATCCGGAACCTTGGGCAGTGGCGCTGTTTTGTCACGGCAATGCGGGGAACATTGTCAGCCGGGGAGCATCGCTGAAAATCCTGAATGAGCGTCATGGGCTCGCGGTGATGACCTTTGACTACCGGGGATACGGCAAGAGTGAGGGCAAGCCAAACGAACGCGGGATCCTGCAGGACGCGCGGGCGGCTCGTGCCTGGCTGGCCTCACGCGCCGGCGTTAAGGAGACGGACATCGTTGTCATGGGACGTTCGCTGGGAGGCGCGGTCGCTGTGGATCTGGCGGCGAAAGACGGCGCGCGGGGACTTGTGCTTGCCAGCACGTTCTCTTCGCTGCCTGATGCTGCGGCCCATCATTTCCCCTGGATCCTGCCCAGTCTGAACATGACGCAGCGGTTGAACTCAGCCGCAAAGATTGGGAACTATGAGGGACCGTTGCTGCAGAGTCATGGCGACAACGATCAACTGATCCCCATCGAACTGGGACGAAAGCTGTTCAACGCGGCCGGCGGTCCGAAACAGTTTGTCGTCCTGCCGGGCGGAGGTCACAACGATCCGCAGACCGAAGAGTACCGCCGCGTATTCGACAAGTTCATTGCCTCCCTGCCTGCCGCCGGTACCCGCTGA
- a CDS encoding DUF1501 domain-containing protein, whose product MNRPATPLQALKSRRSFLQAGFLTLGGLSLADLLRLRAVSAAPHKSTPDTSVILIWLQGGPSHMETYDLKPNAPVEYRGEFNPIHTNVPGMDICEHLPLHAKVADRFTVIRSISHGFANHAGGAGRFLSGRDPLRPLDPISQFPTIGPIVSRMREHVNNGLPNYIGNQPRVYGGGSAYLGEAALPFVVGADPNLDNFQVPNITMDDKLKERLDDRMTLLTSFDQMRRDIDQNGSLASIDKFNSKALNMLTSDKARNAFDMSQESEATREKYGRHKWGQRALLARRLVEAGCSFVTMQMQNPGVQGCASNWDIHAVNGHLYDDLRGRLPIFDRAVSALVEDIYDRGLDEKVMVIVSGEFGRTPRINPQKGTRSKIMQPGRDHWPGAMSVLVSGGGMKMGQVIGSTTANGAYAKDNKLDPNDLLATVYRFLGIDHHHAFLDHSGRPMPILPKGSPIPELS is encoded by the coding sequence ATGAACCGTCCCGCGACACCGCTTCAGGCGCTCAAGTCTCGACGTTCTTTTCTCCAGGCCGGATTCCTGACACTCGGCGGATTGAGTCTGGCTGACCTGCTGCGCCTCCGCGCCGTCAGTGCTGCTCCCCATAAGTCGACCCCCGATACCTCGGTGATTCTCATCTGGCTGCAGGGCGGACCCAGTCATATGGAAACTTATGACCTCAAGCCCAACGCTCCGGTGGAATACCGGGGGGAGTTCAATCCCATTCACACCAATGTACCCGGTATGGATATCTGCGAGCATCTCCCCCTGCACGCGAAAGTCGCAGATCGCTTTACCGTCATCCGATCGATCTCCCACGGTTTTGCCAACCACGCCGGCGGAGCAGGGCGGTTCCTCTCCGGTCGCGATCCGTTGCGGCCCCTCGATCCCATCTCGCAGTTTCCAACGATCGGCCCCATTGTCTCCCGCATGCGCGAACACGTGAATAACGGTCTGCCCAACTACATCGGGAATCAACCCCGCGTCTATGGTGGCGGCAGCGCCTACCTGGGCGAGGCAGCCCTCCCCTTCGTCGTGGGCGCTGATCCGAACCTGGATAACTTCCAGGTCCCCAATATCACCATGGATGATAAGCTCAAAGAACGTCTCGATGATCGCATGACGTTGCTGACCTCCTTCGACCAGATGCGCCGCGACATCGATCAGAACGGCTCGCTCGCATCGATTGATAAGTTCAACAGCAAAGCCTTGAACATGCTCACCAGCGACAAGGCCCGCAACGCGTTTGACATGTCTCAAGAGAGCGAAGCCACCCGCGAAAAATACGGACGTCACAAATGGGGACAGCGTGCCCTGCTGGCCCGCCGCCTGGTCGAAGCGGGCTGCAGCTTCGTCACCATGCAGATGCAGAACCCCGGCGTCCAGGGCTGTGCCAGCAACTGGGATATTCATGCCGTCAACGGGCACCTCTACGACGACCTCCGTGGTCGCCTGCCCATTTTCGACCGTGCCGTCTCCGCGCTGGTGGAAGATATCTACGATCGCGGGCTGGATGAAAAAGTAATGGTCATCGTCTCCGGTGAGTTTGGTCGCACCCCCCGCATCAATCCTCAGAAGGGAACCCGTTCCAAAATCATGCAGCCCGGTCGCGATCACTGGCCCGGTGCGATGTCGGTCCTCGTTTCCGGCGGCGGCATGAAGATGGGACAGGTCATCGGTTCGACCACCGCCAACGGCGCCTACGCCAAAGACAACAAGCTCGATCCCAACGATCTGCTCGCAACCGTCTACCGCTTCCTGGGCATCGATCACCACCACGCCTTCCTCGATCACAGCGGCCGTCCCATGCCCATCCTCCCCAAAGGATCTCCCATCCCCGAACTCAGCTGA
- the ilvB gene encoding biosynthetic-type acetolactate synthase large subunit, with protein sequence MATANEKETKTTTINGAEILVQALVRQGVKTIFAYPGGCSMPLHQALMKYKDDIRTLLPRHEQGGGFAAQGIARTTGEVGVCMATSGPGATNLVTALADAKLDSIPMVAITGQVPQAVIGSDAFQETPMVEISRAITKHTYMVTDVKDVARIVKEAFFIANTGRPGPVLIDFPKDCQLATLDDEPDYDPETYLPGYRPELRKAAPEQIKQILAAIKRSKKPILYVGGGAIISDASEELVKFARKTNIPVTTTVMGLGVFPGDDPLSLDMLGMHGTVYANYAVNEADLLLAFGVRFDDRVTGKLEEFAKHGKIVHVDIDPSELQKNKEAHIPINADLKHVLAALNEAITDDDLPQVDNWLAQVKEWKEKFPLKYPELGDVMSQQYAIHELWQQTKDKDPYITVGVGQHQMWAAQFYKFNKPRHWLSSSGLGTMGFGLPAAMGVQAQFPDSLVVDIDGDGSMLMNVQEMATLYTENLPVKILLLNNQHLGMVVQWEDRFMEGRRAHTYLGPVHHPEWEGKGSGDHGEVTYPDFVSIARGFGLKAKQVRSKAEYPAALAEMLASDEPYLLDVICTYQEHVLPMIPSGGTVNDIITE encoded by the coding sequence GTGGCCACTGCCAACGAAAAAGAGACGAAAACGACTACCATCAATGGCGCTGAGATTCTGGTTCAGGCATTGGTGCGGCAGGGCGTCAAGACGATCTTCGCCTACCCCGGCGGTTGCAGCATGCCTCTGCATCAGGCTTTGATGAAATACAAAGACGACATCCGCACCCTGCTGCCCCGCCACGAACAGGGTGGTGGTTTCGCAGCCCAGGGGATTGCCCGTACAACGGGTGAAGTGGGCGTCTGTATGGCGACCAGTGGTCCCGGTGCAACCAACCTGGTAACGGCCCTGGCGGATGCCAAGCTGGACAGTATTCCGATGGTGGCGATTACCGGTCAGGTACCGCAGGCTGTCATCGGTAGCGACGCGTTCCAGGAAACGCCGATGGTTGAAATTTCCCGCGCCATCACCAAACACACCTACATGGTTACCGACGTTAAAGACGTCGCCCGCATCGTGAAGGAAGCCTTCTTCATCGCGAACACCGGCCGTCCGGGTCCCGTGCTGATCGACTTCCCCAAAGACTGTCAGCTGGCCACACTTGATGACGAGCCGGATTACGATCCCGAAACCTATCTGCCCGGTTATCGTCCCGAGTTGCGGAAAGCAGCTCCCGAACAGATCAAACAGATTCTGGCAGCGATCAAACGTTCCAAGAAACCGATCTTATACGTCGGTGGTGGTGCCATCATTTCCGACGCTTCCGAAGAACTCGTGAAGTTCGCCCGTAAGACCAACATTCCCGTAACCACGACCGTAATGGGACTGGGCGTATTCCCCGGTGACGATCCCCTGAGCCTGGACATGCTGGGGATGCACGGCACCGTGTATGCGAACTATGCCGTCAACGAAGCCGACCTGCTGCTGGCATTCGGCGTGCGGTTTGACGACCGCGTGACCGGTAAGCTCGAAGAGTTCGCCAAGCATGGTAAGATCGTGCATGTGGACATCGACCCGTCTGAGCTGCAGAAAAACAAGGAAGCTCACATTCCGATCAATGCGGATCTGAAACACGTTCTGGCCGCATTGAACGAAGCGATTACCGATGATGACCTGCCCCAGGTTGATAACTGGCTGGCCCAGGTCAAAGAGTGGAAAGAAAAGTTCCCGCTCAAGTATCCCGAGTTGGGCGATGTGATGTCACAGCAGTATGCGATTCACGAACTCTGGCAGCAGACCAAAGACAAAGATCCTTACATCACCGTAGGCGTTGGTCAGCACCAGATGTGGGCGGCTCAGTTCTACAAGTTCAACAAGCCCCGCCACTGGCTCAGCAGTTCCGGACTGGGAACTATGGGCTTCGGTCTGCCCGCGGCAATGGGCGTTCAGGCTCAGTTCCCGGATTCACTGGTGGTTGACATTGACGGCGATGGTTCGATGCTGATGAACGTCCAGGAAATGGCGACGCTTTACACTGAAAACCTGCCGGTGAAAATCCTGCTGCTGAACAACCAGCACCTCGGCATGGTGGTGCAGTGGGAAGACCGCTTCATGGAAGGGCGTCGTGCCCATACTTACCTGGGTCCCGTGCATCATCCCGAATGGGAGGGCAAAGGTTCCGGTGATCATGGAGAAGTCACTTATCCCGACTTCGTTTCGATCGCGAGAGGTTTCGGCCTGAAAGCGAAACAGGTTCGCTCCAAAGCCGAGTACCCGGCTGCCCTGGCGGAGATGCTGGCTTCAGACGAGCCTTATCTGCTGGACGTGATCTGCACTTACCAGGAACACGTGCTGCCGATGATTCCCAGCGGTGGAACCGTGAACGACATCATCACAGAGTAA
- a CDS encoding glutamate decarboxylase: MLHGQKNPNEDDLDSVITPAYGGRYIREPVPKYQMPQDGLPPKVAYNLIRDELILDGNSRLNLATFVTTWMEDEARQLMSETFDKNMIDKDEYPQTAEIELRCTNMLAQLWNSPSEENSIGCSTIGSSEAAMLGGMALKWNWRKRREAQGKPADKPNMVMGINVQVCWEKFCRYWEIEPRFVPMEGDRYCLTAEEAVKLVDENTIGVVVIMGSTFDGRYENVKEVNDALTRLNTETGWDVPIHVDAASGGFVAPFLQPDLEWDFRLPLVKSINTSGHKFGLVYPGVGWVLWRSREELPEELIFHCNYLGGDLPNFALNFSRPGNQVVAQYFNFLRLGHEGYREIHQTSQDVAMYLSAGIAKLGPFDLISDGSDIPVFAFTTNEKANFSVFDISDKVRERGWLVPAYTFPKNREDLAVLRCVCKEGFTRDMADMLLGDLQHAIDYFAQRPDHEPQAGGSSFHH; the protein is encoded by the coding sequence ATGCTGCACGGCCAGAAAAATCCTAACGAAGACGATCTCGACTCAGTCATCACGCCCGCTTACGGCGGCCGCTACATTCGGGAACCGGTTCCCAAATACCAGATGCCCCAGGACGGCCTGCCTCCCAAAGTCGCTTACAACCTGATTCGCGACGAACTGATTCTGGACGGCAACTCGCGACTGAACCTGGCGACGTTCGTTACGACCTGGATGGAAGACGAAGCCCGGCAGTTGATGTCTGAAACGTTCGACAAGAACATGATCGACAAAGACGAGTATCCGCAGACTGCGGAAATCGAACTCCGCTGCACCAACATGCTGGCCCAGTTATGGAATTCTCCTTCGGAAGAAAACTCGATTGGCTGCTCGACCATCGGTTCCAGTGAAGCGGCGATGCTGGGTGGCATGGCGCTGAAATGGAACTGGCGTAAACGCCGTGAAGCCCAGGGCAAGCCCGCAGACAAACCAAACATGGTCATGGGTATCAACGTGCAGGTCTGCTGGGAAAAATTCTGTCGCTACTGGGAAATCGAACCCCGTTTCGTTCCCATGGAAGGGGACCGTTACTGCCTGACTGCGGAAGAAGCGGTCAAGCTGGTCGACGAAAACACCATCGGTGTGGTGGTCATCATGGGCAGCACCTTTGACGGTCGATATGAAAACGTCAAAGAGGTCAACGACGCACTCACCAGACTCAACACCGAAACCGGCTGGGACGTACCGATTCACGTCGATGCAGCTTCCGGTGGTTTCGTCGCACCATTCCTGCAACCCGATCTGGAATGGGACTTCCGTCTGCCGCTGGTGAAATCGATCAATACATCCGGGCATAAGTTCGGCCTGGTGTATCCGGGAGTTGGCTGGGTGTTGTGGCGCAGCCGAGAGGAACTGCCCGAGGAACTGATCTTTCACTGCAACTATCTGGGGGGAGACCTGCCCAACTTTGCGCTGAACTTTTCCCGTCCCGGTAACCAGGTGGTAGCGCAGTACTTCAACTTCCTGAGACTGGGGCACGAAGGTTATCGCGAGATTCATCAGACATCGCAGGACGTGGCGATGTACCTCTCAGCGGGCATCGCGAAGCTGGGTCCGTTTGATCTGATTTCCGACGGCAGCGACATTCCCGTGTTCGCCTTCACCACCAACGAAAAGGCGAACTTCAGCGTGTTTGATATTTCCGACAAAGTTCGCGAACGAGGCTGGCTGGTTCCCGCCTATACCTTCCCGAAGAATCGGGAAGATCTGGCGGTGCTGCGGTGCGTCTGCAAGGAGGGTTTCACCCGCGACATGGCTGACATGCTGCTCGGTGATCTGCAGCATGCCATCGACTACTTTGCTCAGCGTCCGGATCATGAACCGCAAGCCGGCGGTTCCAGTTTCCATCACTGA
- a CDS encoding DUF1559 domain-containing protein yields the protein MFCRHNVRKRGFTLIELLVVIAIIAILIALLLPAVQQAREAARRSTCKNNLKQLGLALHNYHDAYLRFPIGEQSPYYRPNWRVPLLPFLDQAPAYNQMNFEVSTTVGGFASQNSGGSYGYGSGAGSNEVLKTLRVPVYNCPSSPHGNNANDSANVKNNYDLGQTMDYVGIAGATPDPSGTTSTCSASGAGYGNGTFCNNGLLAPNESFRIRDIKDGTSNTVIVGEQSGQVNNQDSRSNYYGGWSGIGPSSKVTSWSNGSNVWGSGTTTVMYSVNSFWNTSAGSEAYRTYGANTILGSYHTGGTHVLLADGAVRFVSDNLDFGTLANLCSKKDGQVLGEF from the coding sequence ATGTTTTGCAGGCACAATGTACGCAAACGTGGTTTCACGCTGATCGAGTTATTGGTCGTGATTGCCATTATTGCTATCTTAATCGCGCTTCTTCTGCCCGCTGTTCAGCAGGCACGTGAAGCAGCACGTCGCAGTACGTGTAAAAACAACCTGAAGCAGCTCGGGCTGGCATTGCATAACTACCACGATGCCTACCTGCGCTTCCCCATTGGTGAGCAGAGCCCTTACTACCGCCCGAACTGGCGTGTGCCTCTGCTGCCCTTCCTGGATCAGGCTCCCGCTTACAACCAGATGAACTTTGAAGTGAGCACCACTGTCGGTGGCTTCGCTTCGCAGAACAGTGGTGGATCATACGGTTATGGTTCCGGTGCTGGTTCCAACGAAGTGCTGAAGACATTACGCGTTCCTGTCTACAACTGTCCTTCCAGTCCTCATGGAAACAATGCTAACGACAGTGCGAACGTGAAGAACAACTACGATCTGGGACAGACCATGGACTATGTCGGTATCGCCGGTGCGACACCGGATCCCTCTGGTACAACCAGCACCTGTTCTGCATCTGGAGCCGGTTATGGAAACGGAACGTTCTGTAATAACGGTCTGCTGGCTCCTAATGAGAGCTTCCGCATCCGTGACATTAAGGATGGAACCTCCAACACAGTCATCGTCGGCGAACAGTCTGGTCAGGTAAATAACCAGGACAGCCGTTCGAACTACTATGGCGGCTGGAGTGGTATCGGTCCTTCCTCTAAAGTGACTTCCTGGTCCAACGGTTCCAACGTCTGGGGATCGGGAACGACCACCGTCATGTATTCTGTGAACAGTTTCTGGAATACCAGTGCCGGCAGTGAAGCGTATCGGACCTATGGTGCGAACACGATTCTGGGCTCTTATCATACCGGCGGTACACACGTGCTGCTGGCTGATGGTGCTGTCAGATTTGTTTCGGATAACCTCGATTTCGGAACCCTGGCAAATCTCTGTTCCAAGAAGGATGGCCAGGTCCTGGGGGAATTCTAA
- a CDS encoding 3-keto-disaccharide hydrolase produces MRYTSLVICISMCLTTPLAVSTAQADVGVSAPAPSDAEILLDGSREMLDQKWTYWKGPRFGSSLPIKWKVVEDPIDKGTVIQSDDPAAAGGKFGAADIVTKQKFGDFRLHVEFLVMKPGGNSGVYLQNRYEIQILDGDKTKHGMGAVINKTESPYHAYNGTGKWNAYDVTFRAARFKDGKLVEKPLVTVYFNGKKVHENVTIEKVWGGANSGLDGGNDNGFGITDRPGGIKLQCEGHDVRFRNVWIKPLDLKTADTNFQE; encoded by the coding sequence ATGCGCTACACTTCTCTGGTCATTTGTATATCTATGTGTTTGACCACGCCTCTTGCAGTATCTACCGCCCAGGCAGATGTGGGGGTCTCCGCCCCGGCTCCCTCTGATGCAGAAATCCTCCTGGATGGCAGTCGCGAAATGCTGGACCAGAAGTGGACCTATTGGAAAGGCCCTCGCTTCGGTTCCTCGCTCCCCATCAAATGGAAAGTCGTCGAAGACCCGATCGACAAGGGCACGGTGATCCAGTCAGATGATCCGGCTGCAGCCGGCGGAAAATTCGGCGCAGCGGATATTGTCACCAAACAGAAATTCGGCGACTTCCGTCTGCATGTCGAATTTCTAGTGATGAAACCGGGCGGTAACAGCGGCGTCTATCTGCAGAATCGCTATGAAATCCAGATTCTGGACGGCGACAAAACCAAACATGGAATGGGAGCCGTGATCAACAAAACCGAGTCCCCCTACCATGCTTACAATGGTACCGGTAAATGGAACGCTTACGACGTCACCTTTCGAGCTGCTCGCTTCAAAGATGGCAAGCTGGTTGAGAAGCCGCTGGTCACGGTCTACTTCAACGGCAAGAAAGTCCACGAGAATGTCACGATCGAAAAAGTCTGGGGCGGCGCAAATTCCGGCCTGGACGGCGGCAATGACAACGGCTTTGGCATCACCGACCGACCGGGCGGAATCAAGCTGCAGTGCGAAGGACATGACGTTCGTTTCCGAAACGTCTGGATCAAACCACTGGACTTGAAAACTGCCGACACGAACTTCCAGGAGTAA